The sequence below is a genomic window from Acidobacteriota bacterium.
TTAAGGAATCAAAATATTTCCTTCCAACCATTTCAGACACATTCCATGGAAGGGATGTTATGGCTCCTGTGGCTGCCCATCTCTCAAGAGGTTTACCATTGAACGAATTTGGAGAAAAAATTTCTGATTATATAGCGATTCCTTTTCCTTCACCAAAATTGATAAAAAAAGATGTCTATGAAGCAGAAATAATTCATGTAGATAAGTTTGGAAACCTTATAACAAGCATTCCTGTTGAATTTATCGCTTCGGTTAATCCAGATAAAAAATTATTACTGGAAATAAAAGGTAAAAAAATCTCAAGAAGGGTTAAAAGCTATTTTGAGGGAAGAAAAGATGAATTGATTTTTCTTGTGGGAAGTTCAAATTTTTTAGAAATTGGAATAAACCAGGAATCTGCTGATTCTTTTCTTAAAGCAAGACCAGGTACTAAAGTTAAAATCCTAATTAAATAGATGGGCTCAGGTCTTCATTATTCAAATAGTGAATTAGACTTATTACATTATTATTCCACAAAATATAACCTTCATTGATATTAAATGAATAATGAAGACCTGAGCCCATCTGGATGCGCCTTATTTTTATTCTATTATTTCAAAAGATATGTGGGATTTATTTTTCTGATTTCCGATTTTATCTATTATCTCTGCTTCCAGTATATAATTCCCTTTTTCAAGAGTAATCTGTGGAGTTTTAAATATTACAGGTTGAGCAACAACAGGATGGGTAAAGCTCACCGCTGCATATTTAAGAACCTCTTTATCTTCTTTTTTTATAGTAATATGCATTTCAAGGTTTACCGCTTTGCTAATTTCATCTACTCCTGCTCCAAGGATGTAAAAGAAAAGAGTTGGCATCTCCTCAACTCTAAACTGATTTGTAAGATATGGATACATTGAAGCTTGGCTTACGACAAAATTATCTTTGTGAACAGTGAAAACAGTTTGCACTGCAGGTAGAGCTTTTAAATCTTTTAGGAAAAAAGGCGGAGAAAAATTTAAATTTTTAAATACCATCGAAGGAACATCCAATTTAAAAAAGAAAGTTCCATACTTTGTCAAATCTCTCCGGGAAACCTCCCAAGCAAAGATATAATCTCCAGGATCCAATGGGATTCCGAATGAATAATATTGGGGATCCTGATTTTCAAAAGGCATTGGAGAATAATATTCAAGATATAGTTTCATGGCATCTTCACTTTTCCTATAAATTTGCAAAAAGAAATGGTATGTCGGGATTGCAGGAATAATTTTTTGCTGCTCTTCCCCCTTTTTTTCTGCCTCTTCCTCTCCTTTTTCTTTTTTCATCTCTTCAAATTTTTTCTCCATTTCTTTCTTTATCTCCTCAGCATCTTTAATAAGCTCTGCCCTGAATAGAATTACAGCATAAGTTTTTTCCATCTGAGCGGGAAAATAAAAAGTATTCAACTCTTCTAAATTGAAAACTCCATTTGATTGCAGTGTTTTTAGACCCTCCTCGACTTCTTTTATAACCTTAGGTGGTAAATTTCTTCTCCGCTCTTCATTTTTCTTTTTTTCTTTTGCTACTGCACTGAGACTAAGCAAAAAGATTAAAATTGTGATGGAAATGAAAATAATTCTATTAATTTTTTGCATTTTACTTCCTCCCTGAATTTTTCTCCAGAAATATTAAATTTTTAATATTTCCTCAATTTTTTATTTTATTTCAATTTCAAAAATTTTTCCACACTTTATGTAGTTGGGTTAAAGTATTATTTTTCTTCGATTTTCTTTTTTAAAAATTCAATAAATCCTTTAACTTGAGAAGCTCTCTCAGAATCCGGGTCATACTTTAAATAATTCTCAAACACACCTATAGCATCTCTATAGCTTCCCATAGTCAAATGGGTAAGGCCTAACTGATAAAGAGCATCGAGAAAATCCGCCTTGATTTCAACTGCTCTTTTATAGTACTTCAATGCATCTTCAAATTTGGAATTATTATAATAATTAGTGCCTATGTTGTATAAAACCGTGGGGTCATTAATTTTTTCAAAAACTATTTTTCCATACCATTCTAAAGCTTTCTCATTCTCACCACGGTTGGCATAGCAATTCCCTATAAGGAGCATAATTTCATAATTGTTTGGCTCCTTCTCTAAAACCTTAAGATAGTATTCTTCAGCCTTCTCATAATTTTCTAATAGAAAATAGCAATTCCCAATATTCTTATTAATAATATAGATGTCAGGAAACTTTTTAAGTATATCCTCATATATTAACATGGCTTCTTGATATTTTTTTTCATCAAAAAGCTGGTTTCCCCGTGCTAACTCAGCCTTCAGCTCATCAGTGATTACCTTTCCCTCCATCTTCTTCAATCTAACCTCAATTGGAGGATTTTTCTGTGTTTCATAGATTTCAACACTTATTTTTTTTGGCATATAACCATTTTTTTCAAAGTCTATGTTCCACATCCCTCCTCTCATCCATGCCCCTACCCATTTCCCTGATGCATCTGTCATTACTTCAAAACCACCGCCAGCTATTACTGAATAAAGCTTCACCTTGACCCCTTCTAAAGGCTTACCCTCTTCATCGGAGACAATTCCTGTCACTCTTGCTTTCCCTTTATAATCCTGAGAAAAAATAAAGATACAAAATAGAAAAAAAAGAATTAAAATAATTCCAATTTTTTTCATCAAAAATCTCCCTTTTTATTCTAACATTTCAATAAATAAAAAAAAGCCCCTCTCTTGACGAGAGGGGCTTTTGAGTTCTACCTTGAGAAATTACTCTATTAGAATCTCTATTAGAATGTGAACCTTACTCCAACCCTTAACAATCTCGGGTTAAGAATTTCATTAGCCTGGAAATCTAAGATGTACGGAACCCATCTGTTCTCGGCAACATAGTATGTTCCATGGTATTTCGGGTATCTTCTGTTGATTATATCTGAATTGAATGGA
It includes:
- a CDS encoding SAM-dependent chlorinase/fluorinase, with translation MSVIALLTDFGETDYFVSSIKGVILKINPDVHIIDISHSVGSYNIKEAAFILKSCYKYFPERTIFICVVDPGVGSPRKIILTFTNNQYFIAPDNGILSFVLNENPEREIYEIKESKYFLPTISDTFHGRDVMAPVAAHLSRGLPLNEFGEKISDYIAIPFPSPKLIKKDVYEAEIIHVDKFGNLITSIPVEFIASVNPDKKLLLEIKGKKISRRVKSYFEGRKDELIFLVGSSNFLEIGINQESADSFLKARPGTKVKILIK
- a CDS encoding tetratricopeptide repeat protein; this translates as MKKIGIILILFFLFCIFIFSQDYKGKARVTGIVSDEEGKPLEGVKVKLYSVIAGGGFEVMTDASGKWVGAWMRGGMWNIDFEKNGYMPKKISVEIYETQKNPPIEVRLKKMEGKVITDELKAELARGNQLFDEKKYQEAMLIYEDILKKFPDIYIINKNIGNCYFLLENYEKAEEYYLKVLEKEPNNYEIMLLIGNCYANRGENEKALEWYGKIVFEKINDPTVLYNIGTNYYNNSKFEDALKYYKRAVEIKADFLDALYQLGLTHLTMGSYRDAIGVFENYLKYDPDSERASQVKGFIEFLKKKIEEK